DNA from Helicobacter pylori:
CCGCAGCGTTGTCTCTATTTTGAAAAAAACAAAAGGGTTTGAAAAAAATTTCTCTTGGAATGAGGCCGACGCTTTGACTTTAGGGTATTAGATGAATAAAACCATAAAAGCCGCCGCTCTAGCCTATAACATGGGGCAAGATCATGCCCCAAAAGTGATCGCAAGCGGGGTGGGCGAAGTGGCTAAAAGGATCATTCAAAAAGCTAAGGAATACGATATAGCGCTCTTTTCTAACCCCATGCTGGTGGATTCGCTCTTAAAGGTGGGATTAGACTGTGCGATACCTGAAGAATTGTATGAAAGCGTGGTGCAAGTGTTTTTATGGCTCAATAGCGTGGAAAATAACGCGCAAATGTCCAAGTAAGTCAAAAAGTCAAATAACATGGTAGTAGAATTAAAAAACATTGAAAAGATTTATGAAAACGGATTCCATGCTCTAAAAGGCGTGAATTTGGAATTGAAAAAAGGCGATATTTTGGGCGTGATAGGCTATTCAGGGGCGGGGAAATCCACGCTCATTCGCTTGATCAATTGTTTAGAGCGCCCCAGTTCTGGCGAAGTTTTAGTCAATGGGGTCAATCTGTTAAACTTAAAGCCTAAAGAATTGCAACAAGCACGCCAAAAAATAGGCATGATTTTCCAGCATTTCAATTTATTGAGCGCTAAAAACGTGTTTGAAAACGTCGCTTTCGCTCTAGAAATCGCCCGATGGGAAAAAAATAAGATCAAATCCAGGGTGCATGAATTGTTGGAATTGGTGGGGTTAGAAGATAAAATGCATTTTTACCCTAAACAGCTAAGCGGCGGGCAAAAACAACGAGTGGCGATCGCTAGGAGTTTAGCGAATTGCCCTGATTTGTTGCTTTGCGATGAAGCCACATCCGCTTTGGATTCTAAAACCACGCATTCTATTTTAACGCTTTTAAGCGGCATTCAAAAAAAGCTTGACTTGAGCATCGTTTTCATCACGCATGAAATTGAAGTGGTTAAAGAATTGTGCAATCAAATGTGCGTGATCAGCAGCGGTGAAATCGTGGAAAGAGGCTCGGTGGAAGAGATTTTTGCTAACCCTAAACATGCCGTTACTAAAGAATTGCTTGGCATCAAAAACGAGCATGCGGATCAGAAATCGCAAGACGTTTATCGCATCGTGTTTTTAGGGGAGCATTTAGACGAGCCGATCATTTCTAATTTGATCAGGCGTTTTAAAATAGACGTGAGCATCATTTCATGCAATATTGAAGAGCTTACGACTAAAGATATAGGGTATTTAGTGGTGCGGTTTTTAGGCAGCACTGCAGAGACTCAAAGGGCTTTAGAGTATTTAAACGCTTTAGGCTTGCAAGTGGAAAAATTAAAGGATTAAAATGATTTCTCAAATGCTCATTCAAGCCACGCTAGAAACGCTTTATATGGTGTTTGTGGCGAGTTTTTTGGCGGTTGTTTTTGGCTTGCCTTTGGGGGTTTTATTGTTAGTGAGTAAAAAAGGGCATTTGTTAAACAAACCCCTTTTGCATAAGATTTTAGACACTTCTATCAACATGACTCGCTCTTTCCCTTTTATCATTTTGATTATTTTGCTCCTGCCTTTATCGCACTTTTTGATTGGCACAAGCATTGGATCTAGCGCGAGCATTATCCCGTTAGCCATTTCAGCCATTCCTTTTGTCGCAAAGCTTTTTGAAAATTCTTTAATGGAAGTAGAGCATGGCAAGATTGAAACCACTTTAAGCTTGGGAGCGTCTCATTTGGAAGTCATTAAAATGATGCTTTTAGAGAGCCTGCCTTCTTTAGTGAATAATATCACCATCACTTTAATTTCTCTAATAGGCTATTCGGCTATGGCTGGAGCGTTAGGGGCTGGGGGATTGGGGGATTTAGCCATTAGGATTGGCTATCAAAGTTATAGGGGCGATGTGCTTTTTTACGCGGTGGTTGTGATTATCGTTTTAGTGCAAATCATTCAAAGCGCGGGGGATTATGTGGTGAAACGCTTGAGAAAGCATAAGTATTAGGGATTTGGTTCTCATCAAATACGAATATTCAAGGCCAACTTTAATACGCTTTGGCTTTTTAAATGGGATTTCTAAGCTTTGTTTATGGCGGAATTCAATTCTTAAAAACGCTTTTAAAGGTTATCGCTCAACACTGGATTAAAGCTTTTTGCGATCAAATATTCCATTAAATCCTCATGCAAAAATGGGCTTTATTTTGCGCCATTGATAAATTGATTCATCTGCTCTTCTAATCCTATGATTTGCGTTATCGCTCCCTCTAAAATTTCAAAATTTTTAGCGTTTTTTGGGGCAATGCATGCAAGCTTGTTGGAAGACTTTTCTAAGGATTGGATGTCTTTAAGCAAGGTTTTTAAAACCCCTACGCTTTTAAAATCCTTTTCAAAATAATCATCAAATTGTTGCTCTGTTTGAGACAAATTCTCTAAAAAATCGTTTTGAAGGCGTATTTGGGT
Protein-coding regions in this window:
- a CDS encoding FlhB-like flagellar biosynthesis protein, whose protein sequence is MNKTIKAAALAYNMGQDHAPKVIASGVGEVAKRIIQKAKEYDIALFSNPMLVDSLLKVGLDCAIPEELYESVVQVFLWLNSVENNAQMSK
- a CDS encoding methionine ABC transporter ATP-binding protein, producing MVVELKNIEKIYENGFHALKGVNLELKKGDILGVIGYSGAGKSTLIRLINCLERPSSGEVLVNGVNLLNLKPKELQQARQKIGMIFQHFNLLSAKNVFENVAFALEIARWEKNKIKSRVHELLELVGLEDKMHFYPKQLSGGQKQRVAIARSLANCPDLLLCDEATSALDSKTTHSILTLLSGIQKKLDLSIVFITHEIEVVKELCNQMCVISSGEIVERGSVEEIFANPKHAVTKELLGIKNEHADQKSQDVYRIVFLGEHLDEPIISNLIRRFKIDVSIISCNIEELTTKDIGYLVVRFLGSTAETQRALEYLNALGLQVEKLKD
- the metI gene encoding methionine ABC transporter permease, with the translated sequence MISQMLIQATLETLYMVFVASFLAVVFGLPLGVLLLVSKKGHLLNKPLLHKILDTSINMTRSFPFIILIILLLPLSHFLIGTSIGSSASIIPLAISAIPFVAKLFENSLMEVEHGKIETTLSLGASHLEVIKMMLLESLPSLVNNITITLISLIGYSAMAGALGAGGLGDLAIRIGYQSYRGDVLFYAVVVIIVLVQIIQSAGDYVVKRLRKHKY